Below is a window of Ralstonia nicotianae DNA.
CGCGCGGCCGGCCCGATCCCGGCCGAAACGCCGTTCTACTCGGTCGAGACCCTGGACCAGACCGCGATCTATTATCTCGGCCGGCCGATGACGCTGGTCTCGGGCTTCGATGAGCTGGAAATGGGCGCGGGCCTCGAGCCCGACAAGGTCATCGCCACCACGGGCGACTGGATCCGCCGCTGGACCGACGGGCCGCCCGCCTACGCCTTCATGCGCCGCGCAACCTGGCAAAAGCTGACCGACGCCGGCGTGCCGATGCGGGTGGTGGCCGAATCGGCCGACAAGGTGGTGGTGGCGCGCCGCTGATCGGCTACGCCAGGCGACAACGCAGGCAGGGCCACCGCGGACGCGCGGCCCTTACCCTTACCACGTGCAGCTGCCGCGCAGGAACGCCCACTCCTCGCACTCGTCCCCGCCCGGGCTCACGCAGATGCCCACCTCGCCCCCGCCCGATCGGGTCGAGAATTCGAGTTGGCCGCCGCGCTGCAGGCAATAGGTCGACGCCGGATTCGCCGTGCCGGCTCGCGCGGACTCCTGCGGCAATGCAGGCGCATCGGGGGCAATCGGCGACGGCGCGGGCCGGACCGGCTGCGCCATGGCGGGCGACGGCGATACGGCGTGCGGCTGCGGCGCAGGCCGTATCGTCGTGCGGGGCGGCTCCCACGGCGGCATCGGCGAGGAGCAGGCCGCCAGGCCCAATCCCATCGCCATGGCAAGCGCCAGCGCCGGGCCCCTGGCGGCAACCCGCCCGCCTTGTCCGGCAGCGCCCGCCGAACAGACTGCGCGATTCATGCATGTCCTCCCGAAGCGGTGTCTCTGGTGGAAGGCACGCAGCCGGCGTGCATGACGGATCCCATCATGCGCGTGCCGCGCGCCACGCCTAAGGATAGCGTACGCGGATGACAGCGCCGTTCAGGCCGCCGCGACCGACATCGGAAAGCGCATCGTCACGCGGAAACCGGGCTGGGGCGCATCGGCATCGGCCTGGCCGATGGTCAGGTCGCCGCCCAGGTGCCGCACCAGCCGGTCGACGATGGCCAGCCCCAGCCCGCAATGCGCATTGCCGCCGCGCGCCGGGTCCAGCCGCACGAACGGCCGCATGACGCGGTCGACGGCGTCCTGGGGAATGCCGGCGCCGTGGTCTTCCACCGTCAGCATGAAGCTGCGCTCGTCGGCCGCGGTCGTCACGCGCACGGGTTCGGCGCCATAGGCGAAGGCGTTGTCGAGCAGGTTGACGACGATGCGCTCGAGGTAGGTCGGCTTGAGCCGGAAGCGGTCGCCGGCGCGCAACTCCAGCGCCACGTGCTTGCCCTGTTCGGCAAACGGCTGCACCAGCCCGCGCAGATGACGATCGACCATCACATCGC
It encodes the following:
- a CDS encoding putative hemolysin translates to MNRAVCSAGAAGQGGRVAARGPALALAMAMGLGLAACSSPMPPWEPPRTTIRPAPQPHAVSPSPAMAQPVRPAPSPIAPDAPALPQESARAGTANPASTYCLQRGGQLEFSTRSGGGEVGICVSPGGDECEEWAFLRGSCTW